In Halorientalis sp. LT38, a genomic segment contains:
- a CDS encoding pyridoxal phosphate-dependent aminotransferase, which translates to MVATDEQSKRITERARSVEHSAIRDMFERAAEYEDRDLVHLEIGEPDFDTPTHVVEDAMAAAEAGGTHYTSSAGMPELREAIADRTGADGQFDPETQITVTTGGMEALYLTLQAIAGPGDEVVVPTPGWPNYFTQIRLAGAEPVEVALPAEDGFDLEPDRVAEQIGEDTAAVVLSSPCNPTGRVFSQDAVTEVVEAAAAHDCYVVADEVYDRITYGDHPTGIATYTEYDDVITINSVSKTYAMTGWRIGWLAGPADVADATAKVHGYTSACAPSVSQHAAVAALTGPQEPAERMAEAFAERRNYVVDRLAEIPEIAAPTPEGAIYAFLDVEALSGTSVEIARRLLDEYGVVTAPGEGFGDAGSGYLRISFANSRDRIELGFDRIEAMIEDELRV; encoded by the coding sequence ATGGTCGCAACTGACGAACAGTCGAAACGGATCACGGAGCGGGCACGGTCGGTCGAACACTCGGCGATCCGGGACATGTTCGAACGGGCCGCCGAGTACGAAGATAGGGACCTCGTCCACCTGGAGATCGGCGAACCGGACTTCGACACGCCCACCCACGTGGTCGAGGACGCGATGGCGGCTGCGGAGGCCGGGGGGACACACTACACCTCCTCGGCCGGAATGCCGGAGCTACGGGAAGCGATCGCCGACCGGACCGGCGCGGACGGCCAGTTCGATCCCGAGACGCAGATCACCGTTACGACCGGCGGCATGGAGGCGCTGTACCTCACGCTACAGGCGATCGCCGGACCTGGTGACGAGGTCGTCGTCCCCACGCCCGGGTGGCCCAACTACTTCACGCAGATTCGTCTCGCCGGCGCGGAGCCTGTCGAGGTGGCGCTTCCGGCCGAGGACGGCTTCGACCTGGAGCCCGACCGCGTCGCCGAGCAGATCGGCGAGGACACGGCGGCTGTCGTCCTCTCGTCCCCGTGCAATCCGACGGGTCGCGTCTTCTCGCAGGATGCCGTCACGGAGGTCGTGGAGGCCGCGGCGGCCCACGACTGCTACGTCGTCGCCGACGAAGTGTACGACCGCATCACCTACGGCGATCACCCCACCGGCATCGCCACGTATACTGAGTACGACGACGTCATCACGATCAACTCCGTCTCGAAGACCTACGCGATGACGGGCTGGCGGATCGGCTGGCTCGCCGGACCGGCCGACGTCGCGGACGCGACCGCGAAGGTCCACGGGTACACCTCGGCGTGCGCCCCCAGCGTCTCCCAGCACGCCGCCGTCGCCGCCCTGACCGGTCCCCAGGAGCCGGCCGAGCGGATGGCCGAGGCCTTCGCCGAGCGCCGGAACTACGTCGTCGACCGACTCGCCGAAATCCCCGAGATCGCGGCCCCCACACCCGAAGGTGCCATCTACGCGTTCCTCGACGTCGAAGCGCTGTCCGGCACCAGCGTCGAGATCGCCAGGCGACTCCTCGACGAGTACGGCGTCGTCACCGCCCCTGGCGAGGGCTTCGGCGACGCCGGAAGCGGCTACCTCCGGATCAGCTTCGCCAACAGTCGGGATCGGATCGAACTCGGTTTCGACCGCATCGAGGCCATGATCGAAGACGAACTCCGAGTGTAG
- the pdhA gene encoding pyruvate dehydrogenase (acetyl-transferring) E1 component subunit alpha: protein MSESIRSDTDVQILDKDGSVLPDATVPDLDDDTLVEMYAQMRLCRSFDERAVSLQRQGRSGTYSTMLGHEGTLVGSAFALAEDDWIVPYYRDQGATVTHGLPLENILMYYMGHEQGSVIPEDVNVMPICITIADHIPHATGIAWASKLKGEESATVCYFGDGATSEGDFHEGLNFAGVMDTPNLFICMNNQWAISTPFERQTAADTIAQKAQGYGFEGIRVDGMDPLAVYTVTQQAREKALDPDADQARPTLIETLLYRIGAHNTSDDPSAYRGEEEVEEWREWDPLPRLETFLRERGLLDDEEIDAIEERNTEQVEAAVEAAENVTADPEEMFEHVYAEQTQNVREQQEYLRRLREEFGDEQLLED, encoded by the coding sequence ATGAGCGAATCAATACGCAGCGATACGGACGTACAGATACTCGACAAGGACGGCTCGGTGTTGCCTGACGCGACCGTCCCCGACCTGGACGACGACACGCTCGTCGAGATGTACGCACAGATGCGGCTGTGCCGGTCGTTCGACGAGCGAGCGGTGAGCCTCCAGCGACAGGGCCGCAGCGGCACCTACTCGACGATGCTCGGCCACGAGGGGACGCTGGTCGGCAGCGCCTTCGCGCTGGCCGAGGACGACTGGATCGTGCCCTACTACCGCGATCAGGGCGCGACGGTGACACACGGGCTCCCGCTTGAGAACATCCTGATGTACTACATGGGCCACGAGCAGGGGAGTGTCATCCCCGAGGACGTCAACGTGATGCCCATCTGCATCACGATCGCAGACCACATCCCACACGCCACCGGCATCGCGTGGGCCTCGAAACTGAAAGGCGAAGAGAGCGCCACCGTCTGTTACTTCGGCGACGGCGCGACCAGCGAGGGCGACTTCCACGAGGGGCTGAACTTCGCCGGCGTGATGGACACGCCGAACCTCTTCATCTGCATGAACAACCAGTGGGCCATCTCGACACCGTTCGAGCGCCAGACGGCCGCCGACACCATCGCCCAGAAGGCCCAGGGCTACGGCTTCGAGGGCATCCGCGTCGACGGCATGGACCCGCTGGCGGTCTACACGGTGACCCAGCAGGCCCGCGAGAAGGCGCTCGACCCGGACGCAGACCAGGCCCGACCAACGCTGATCGAGACGCTGCTGTACCGGATCGGCGCACACAACACCTCCGACGACCCCTCGGCCTACCGCGGCGAGGAGGAAGTCGAGGAGTGGCGCGAGTGGGACCCGCTCCCGCGGTTGGAGACGTTCCTCCGCGAGCGCGGGTTGCTCGACGACGAGGAGATCGACGCCATCGAGGAGCGCAACACGGAACAGGTCGAGGCCGCCGTCGAGGCGGCCGAGAACGTGACCGCGGACCCGGAGGAGATGTTCGAGCACGTCTACGCCGAGCAGACACAGAACGTCCGCGAGCAACAGGAGTACCTGCGTCGCCTGCGCGAGGAGTTCGGCGACGAACAGCTACTGGAGGACTGA
- a CDS encoding DUF2892 domain-containing protein yields the protein MELPQYLGDRNRLTRALLAVGLAVYALLSLRKGKRLRGGLAGLGAVALGYATATESGDVTESFAAGLGTESTTESGQLRCAMCGEPIVPGQRRQPNENDETVHEACLEAPA from the coding sequence ATGGAACTGCCACAGTATCTCGGCGACCGTAACCGGCTCACTCGCGCACTCCTCGCCGTCGGCCTGGCGGTGTACGCGCTCCTGTCGCTTCGGAAGGGCAAGCGCCTGCGTGGCGGGCTGGCGGGACTCGGTGCGGTAGCGCTCGGGTACGCCACGGCGACCGAGTCCGGCGACGTCACGGAATCCTTTGCGGCGGGTCTCGGTACGGAGTCGACGACAGAGTCCGGACAGCTTCGCTGTGCGATGTGTGGTGAACCCATCGTCCCGGGGCAACGCCGTCAGCCGAACGAGAACGACGAGACCGTCCACGAGGCCTGTCTCGAAGCGCCCGCGTGA
- a CDS encoding dihydrolipoamide acetyltransferase family protein, whose amino-acid sequence MTVEFVLPDVGEGLTEAEIVQWLVGPGEAVSEDQPIVEVETDKAVVEVPAPVTGSVQELHAEAGEVVPVGEVIVTFATDAGPADAADEADETDEAADAADPSGGSEADGEGHENDESETADGRMIAPPRVRRLARELGVDLGSVANSSAGRRITEGDVRAAAGTDDTNQGDDGVADDTVSASDDTAAPTTAGVASQGAPANAEQAGTADTRPASGATPADREQTLAVPATRGLARELDVDLNRVPMVEERNGEAFVSAEAVREFAASGEPDRTGERVTTSEPGSGSAGGTTATPSPDAGPTAGERVPYEGVRRTIGERMTESKFTVPHVTHHDEVDVTELVAVRDRLRERAAERGVDLTYMPLILKAVVAALQEFPRFNARLDEDAAEIVMLEDYDIGVATATDAGLMVPVVEAVDEKSVLEIARTTTDLVERARDRTIDLDDLQGGTFTVTNFGAVGGEYGTPIVNYPEAAILGIGAIKKKPRVVESDEPADDGVSGEVVPRHVLTLSLSFDHRIADGADAARFVNAVKTYLRDPDLLLLE is encoded by the coding sequence ATGACGGTCGAGTTCGTACTTCCCGACGTGGGCGAGGGGCTGACCGAGGCGGAGATCGTCCAGTGGCTCGTCGGCCCCGGCGAGGCCGTCTCGGAAGACCAGCCCATCGTCGAGGTCGAGACCGACAAGGCGGTCGTCGAGGTGCCCGCGCCCGTGACCGGCAGCGTCCAGGAACTGCACGCCGAGGCCGGCGAGGTAGTTCCGGTCGGCGAGGTCATCGTGACGTTCGCGACGGACGCCGGACCCGCCGACGCGGCCGACGAGGCCGACGAGACTGACGAAGCCGCCGACGCGGCCGATCCGAGCGGCGGTTCGGAGGCCGACGGCGAGGGGCACGAGAACGACGAGAGTGAGACGGCCGACGGGCGGATGATCGCGCCACCCCGCGTACGACGCCTCGCCCGCGAACTCGGCGTCGACCTCGGGTCGGTCGCCAACTCCAGTGCGGGCAGGCGCATCACCGAGGGCGACGTCCGAGCGGCCGCAGGCACCGACGACACGAACCAGGGCGACGACGGTGTCGCCGACGACACCGTCTCCGCGAGCGACGACACGGCAGCCCCCACGACGGCGGGTGTGGCGTCGCAGGGCGCGCCGGCGAACGCAGAGCAGGCGGGCACGGCTGACACCCGGCCCGCTTCCGGGGCGACTCCAGCCGACCGCGAGCAGACCCTGGCGGTCCCCGCGACCCGTGGGCTGGCCCGCGAACTGGACGTCGACCTGAACCGGGTGCCGATGGTCGAGGAACGCAACGGCGAGGCGTTCGTCAGCGCCGAGGCCGTCCGGGAGTTCGCCGCGAGTGGCGAGCCCGACCGGACGGGTGAGAGGGTGACGACGAGCGAGCCCGGGAGCGGTTCGGCTGGTGGGACGACGGCGACACCGAGTCCCGACGCGGGGCCCACCGCCGGCGAGCGCGTCCCCTACGAGGGCGTCCGGCGGACCATCGGCGAGCGGATGACCGAGTCGAAGTTCACCGTCCCACACGTCACCCATCACGACGAAGTCGACGTGACGGAGCTGGTGGCGGTCCGCGACCGACTCCGCGAGCGGGCGGCCGAGCGCGGCGTCGATCTCACGTACATGCCGCTGATCCTCAAGGCCGTCGTCGCGGCGCTACAGGAGTTTCCCCGTTTCAACGCGCGCCTCGACGAGGACGCAGCGGAGATCGTCATGCTAGAGGACTACGACATCGGCGTGGCAACGGCGACCGACGCCGGCCTGATGGTGCCCGTCGTCGAGGCCGTCGACGAGAAGTCGGTCCTGGAGATTGCACGGACGACGACCGACCTGGTCGAGCGGGCACGCGATCGGACGATCGACCTGGACGACCTGCAGGGCGGAACGTTCACCGTCACCAACTTCGGCGCGGTCGGCGGTGAGTACGGGACGCCGATCGTCAACTACCCCGAGGCCGCGATCCTCGGCATCGGGGCTATCAAGAAAAAGCCCCGGGTCGTCGAGTCCGACGAACCGGCCGACGACGGCGTGAGTGGCGAGGTCGTCCCCCGGCACGTCCTGACACTCTCACTGTCGTTCGACCACCGGATCGCCGACGGCGCGGACGCGGCCCGGTTCGTCAACGCCGTCAAGACGTACCTGCGAGACCCCGACCTCCTGCTCCTGGAGTGA
- a CDS encoding archaea-specific SMC-related protein: MQREKTRGSVEVENIGGIDQTQVDLSPGVNVLSGRNATNRTSFLRAILMALGSDETALKGDADEGYVELTLGGETYTRTLERKNGRVTTDGDPYLSDPEILDLFGALLEDNEARRTVEQGTDFREIIMRPVDTDEIQRRIDRLLDERERITDEIEEIDSLSEERTKLEKKRQRIEDRIEETREKLKEKREEIEAADGSVEDTRKEKEKIEAHMSDLQSARSRLEDVRHQLETERESLASLREEQSDLADELDDLPDTPAGEIDEIESRLQRLRGRKEELGSTISELQNVVSFNEEMLEGDDTELVESLAGNGDTESDDEGAITDQLLDDDQTVSCWTCGSAVEMVEIEETVDQLRSLRQSKFAERNEIDDQIDELKSEQRSYRKEQQRREDITRKLDRIEEEIEEREERIEQLTEERAEYETEVEDTEATVDELQAETESEILERHKEANQLEFELDQHRQEHDEVEERIAEIEDRLGTRDELEAEREQVKDQLSELRTHVERIEERAIEEFNTHMENVLDVLEYANIERIWIERKEREVREGRRKVSKSVFDLHLVRTSESGATYEDTVDHLSESEREVTGLVFSLAGYLAHEVYEQIPAILLDSLEAIDSDRIAALIEYLEQYADNLVVALLPEDAAALPDDYHYVESI; the protein is encoded by the coding sequence ATGCAACGAGAGAAAACGAGGGGGAGTGTAGAAGTTGAGAATATCGGGGGGATCGACCAGACACAGGTCGATCTCTCACCGGGGGTAAACGTTCTCTCTGGCCGGAATGCGACGAACCGGACCTCGTTCTTACGAGCGATACTGATGGCGCTGGGAAGTGACGAGACGGCGTTGAAAGGCGACGCCGACGAGGGGTACGTCGAACTTACCCTCGGGGGTGAGACGTACACACGAACGCTCGAGCGCAAGAACGGTCGGGTGACGACGGATGGGGACCCTTACCTCTCCGATCCGGAGATTCTGGACCTGTTCGGAGCGCTCCTGGAGGACAACGAGGCGCGCCGGACTGTCGAGCAGGGCACCGACTTCCGGGAGATCATCATGCGCCCGGTCGACACCGACGAGATCCAGCGGCGGATCGACCGACTGCTCGACGAGCGAGAACGGATCACCGATGAGATCGAAGAGATCGACTCGCTGTCCGAGGAACGAACGAAACTGGAGAAAAAGCGTCAGCGGATCGAAGATCGAATCGAGGAGACCCGCGAGAAACTGAAAGAAAAGCGCGAGGAGATCGAGGCCGCCGACGGGAGCGTCGAAGACACGCGCAAGGAAAAAGAGAAGATCGAAGCGCACATGAGCGACCTGCAGTCGGCCCGGTCCCGCCTGGAGGATGTCCGCCACCAGCTGGAGACCGAGCGCGAGAGTCTCGCGTCGCTCCGTGAGGAGCAGTCCGACCTCGCGGACGAACTCGACGACCTTCCGGACACGCCAGCGGGCGAGATCGACGAGATCGAGTCCCGCCTGCAGCGGTTGCGCGGGCGCAAGGAGGAACTGGGATCGACGATCTCGGAGCTACAAAACGTCGTCAGCTTCAACGAGGAGATGTTGGAGGGCGACGACACCGAGTTGGTCGAATCGCTCGCCGGCAACGGCGACACCGAGTCCGACGACGAGGGGGCCATCACGGACCAACTCCTCGACGACGACCAGACGGTCTCGTGCTGGACGTGTGGCTCGGCCGTCGAGATGGTCGAGATCGAAGAGACGGTCGATCAGTTGCGGTCGCTTCGGCAGTCGAAGTTCGCGGAGCGAAACGAGATCGACGACCAGATCGACGAGCTGAAGTCCGAACAACGGAGCTACCGGAAAGAACAGCAGCGCCGCGAGGACATCACCCGGAAGCTCGACCGCATCGAAGAGGAGATCGAGGAGCGCGAGGAGCGCATCGAACAGTTGACCGAAGAGCGTGCGGAGTATGAGACCGAAGTCGAGGACACGGAGGCGACCGTCGACGAACTACAGGCCGAGACCGAGAGCGAGATCCTCGAGCGTCACAAGGAAGCCAATCAGCTGGAGTTCGAGCTCGACCAGCACCGCCAGGAACACGACGAGGTCGAAGAGCGCATCGCGGAGATCGAGGACCGTCTCGGCACCCGCGACGAGCTCGAAGCCGAGCGCGAGCAGGTCAAGGACCAACTGTCCGAACTCAGAACCCACGTCGAACGGATCGAGGAACGCGCCATCGAGGAGTTCAATACCCACATGGAGAACGTCCTCGACGTCCTCGAGTACGCGAACATCGAACGCATCTGGATCGAGCGCAAGGAGCGTGAGGTCCGCGAGGGTCGCCGGAAGGTCTCGAAGAGCGTGTTCGACCTCCACCTCGTTCGAACCTCGGAGTCCGGGGCGACCTACGAGGACACGGTCGACCACCTCAGTGAGAGCGAGCGAGAGGTGACCGGCCTCGTGTTCTCGCTGGCGGGCTACCTCGCACACGAGGTGTACGAGCAGATCCCGGCCATCTTGCTCGACTCGCTAGAGGCCATCGACTCCGACCGCATCGCTGCACTCATCGAGTACCTGGAGCAGTACGCCGACAACCTCGTCGTCGCGCTACTGCCCGAGGACGCCGCCGCCCTCCCGGACGACTACCACTACGTGGAGTCGATCTGA
- a CDS encoding Zn-ribbon domain-containing OB-fold protein: MTGDRGRDETGTEGDSSSTDGGVGPGELDADSPLTLPGFFDALADGDLLGGVCGDCGEVLLPPRPACYACGSRDVSVREQPREGEVYSYTEVHTPPPAFEDDAPYTLAVVELASGGRLFGRVDADYADVSIGDRVRLTTREPTEAELSAAVSYEREWPLHVFEPR; this comes from the coding sequence ATGACGGGTGATCGTGGCCGGGACGAGACGGGCACGGAGGGCGATTCCAGTTCGACCGACGGCGGGGTCGGTCCCGGCGAACTCGACGCCGACAGCCCGCTGACGCTGCCGGGTTTTTTCGACGCACTCGCCGACGGCGACCTCCTCGGCGGCGTCTGTGGCGACTGCGGCGAGGTGCTCTTGCCACCTCGGCCGGCCTGCTACGCCTGTGGGAGCCGGGACGTGTCGGTCCGCGAACAGCCTCGCGAGGGCGAGGTCTACAGTTACACCGAGGTGCACACGCCGCCGCCGGCGTTCGAAGACGACGCGCCCTACACCCTCGCGGTGGTCGAACTCGCCTCCGGCGGTCGGCTGTTCGGCCGCGTCGACGCCGACTATGCGGACGTGTCCATCGGCGATCGGGTCAGGCTCACGACCCGCGAACCGACCGAGGCCGAGTTGTCAGCTGCAGTGTCCTACGAGCGCGAGTGGCCGCTGCACGTCTTCGAGCCCAGGTGA
- a CDS encoding thiolase C-terminal domain-containing protein gives MTTPMIAAVGAPPVETSDLPGRDMFSVALAEAFDGLPDPADLVEAVYVGAQSERYEHQIMQGSVLAEWAGLRNVPAERVEACAAAGALALRHAVKDVRTGEHDAVLACGLEKMSAGGTGGATESLSAAFDRPIEQRSGATAPSQYALLARRYLHETDATERDLAAIAVKNHDNALANPRAQFRKEVAIEDVLESPPVAQPLKRYDCAPVGDGAAVALVTTPELAADLDAPAVAVTGTGAAAGGIGVAEKDMTHLEGAQAAVETAYDEAGVTAADVDVAEVHDAFTVSEALLAEAAGFAPPGTGYQSHRPQTERADGWTDVTLSTSGGLKARGHPVGATGLYQAIEAYEQLTGEAGDRSVADADTALLINEGGLADAMTVSHVLEAEVAE, from the coding sequence ATGACGACGCCCATGATCGCGGCGGTCGGTGCACCGCCGGTCGAGACGTCCGACCTCCCGGGACGGGACATGTTCTCGGTCGCACTCGCGGAGGCTTTCGACGGGTTGCCCGATCCAGCGGACCTGGTCGAGGCAGTGTACGTCGGCGCACAGTCCGAGCGATACGAACATCAGATCATGCAGGGATCGGTGCTCGCGGAGTGGGCGGGGCTGCGCAACGTGCCCGCCGAGCGCGTCGAAGCCTGTGCCGCTGCGGGCGCGCTCGCGCTCCGCCACGCGGTCAAGGACGTGCGGACGGGCGAACACGACGCCGTCCTCGCCTGCGGCCTCGAGAAGATGTCCGCCGGTGGCACCGGCGGCGCGACCGAGTCGCTCTCGGCGGCGTTCGACCGACCGATCGAACAGCGCTCGGGCGCGACCGCGCCCAGCCAGTACGCGTTGCTGGCCCGCCGGTACCTCCACGAGACCGACGCGACCGAGCGCGACCTCGCCGCCATCGCCGTCAAGAACCACGACAACGCGCTGGCGAACCCGCGTGCGCAGTTCCGGAAGGAAGTCGCCATCGAGGACGTCCTCGAGTCGCCACCGGTGGCCCAACCGCTGAAACGCTACGACTGTGCCCCCGTCGGGGACGGTGCGGCGGTTGCCCTCGTGACCACGCCCGAACTCGCCGCCGATCTGGACGCGCCGGCGGTCGCCGTGACCGGCACCGGTGCGGCCGCAGGCGGCATCGGCGTCGCCGAGAAAGACATGACCCACCTCGAAGGCGCCCAGGCCGCCGTCGAGACGGCCTACGACGAGGCGGGCGTCACGGCCGCGGACGTCGACGTCGCCGAAGTCCACGACGCGTTCACCGTCTCCGAGGCGCTACTCGCGGAGGCCGCCGGGTTCGCGCCACCGGGGACCGGCTACCAGAGCCACCGACCCCAGACCGAGCGCGCCGACGGCTGGACCGACGTCACGCTCTCGACGAGCGGCGGACTGAAGGCCCGGGGGCACCCCGTCGGTGCGACCGGCCTCTACCAGGCGATCGAGGCCTACGAACAGCTCACCGGTGAGGCGGGCGACCGATCGGTGGCCGACGCCGACACGGCGTTGCTGATCAACGAGGGTGGCCTCGCCGACGCGATGACGGTCTCGCACGTCCTCGAAGCGGAGGTGGCAGAATGA
- a CDS encoding IclR family transcriptional regulator, translating into MNHDDSVNIEATRTSLTVVELLHELDGAGVTELADRLEKPKSTVHDHLRTLHDLEYVVKVDGSYRVSTKFLELGEYERESLPVYDIAKPELDALADRTGDHANLMIEEHGKGVYIYKSTGTDAARLDTYPGFRTPLHSTALGKAIFSEMPDERIHEIVDEVSLPEITPHTITERDQLFEEIETIRDQGFAIDREERAEGIQCVAAPVNAGGGDRLAAVSVSGLASKMRGDRLTEEVPELVMRTANKIEVALKYS; encoded by the coding sequence ATGAATCACGACGACTCAGTCAACATCGAAGCGACGCGGACGAGCCTCACCGTGGTCGAACTCCTCCACGAACTCGACGGCGCGGGCGTGACCGAGTTGGCCGACCGCCTGGAAAAGCCCAAGAGCACGGTCCACGATCACCTGCGGACGCTACACGATCTGGAGTACGTCGTCAAGGTCGACGGCAGCTACCGGGTCAGTACCAAGTTCCTCGAACTCGGCGAATACGAGCGCGAGAGCCTGCCAGTCTACGACATTGCCAAGCCGGAACTGGATGCCCTGGCCGACCGGACCGGCGACCACGCCAACCTGATGATCGAGGAACACGGCAAGGGCGTCTACATCTATAAGAGTACGGGCACGGACGCCGCGCGCCTCGACACCTACCCCGGCTTCCGGACGCCGTTACACTCTACGGCCCTGGGGAAGGCCATCTTCTCGGAGATGCCCGACGAACGTATCCACGAGATCGTCGACGAGGTCAGTCTCCCGGAGATCACACCGCACACGATCACCGAACGGGACCAGCTGTTCGAGGAGATCGAGACGATTCGCGACCAGGGCTTCGCCATCGACCGCGAGGAGCGCGCCGAGGGTATCCAGTGCGTGGCCGCGCCGGTCAACGCGGGCGGTGGCGACCGTCTGGCCGCCGTCAGCGTCTCCGGCCTCGCGAGCAAGATGCGCGGCGACCGCCTCACCGAGGAAGTGCCGGAACTGGTCATGCGAACCGCCAACAAGATCGAAGTCGCGCTGAAGTACTCTTGA
- a CDS encoding alpha-ketoacid dehydrogenase subunit beta, whose amino-acid sequence MSTDDTTPERTLVEAVSDGLHTEMERDDSVVVLGEDVGASGGVFRATEGLYDRFGRDRVVDTPLAESGIVGTAVGLAANGMRPVPELQFMGFVYPAFDQIVNHVARMRTRSRGRYSCPMTIRIPFGGGIRAPEHHSESKEAFFVHEAGLKVVVPSTPYDTKGLLASAIRDPDPVIFLEPKLIYRSFREEVPDEPYTVPIGEAAVRREGTDVSVFTWGAMTRPTMEAAENLAEEGVDCEVVDLRTLSPIDRETIVDSFEKTGRAVVVHEAPKTGGLAGEITSLIQEEALLYQEAPIERVTGFDVPYPLYALEDYYLPEAARIEDGIREAVEF is encoded by the coding sequence ATGAGCACTGACGACACTACACCGGAACGGACGCTCGTCGAAGCGGTGAGCGACGGGCTCCACACGGAGATGGAGCGTGACGACAGCGTCGTCGTCCTGGGCGAGGACGTCGGCGCGAGCGGCGGCGTCTTCCGTGCGACCGAGGGTCTCTACGATCGGTTCGGTCGCGACCGCGTCGTCGACACACCCCTGGCGGAGTCGGGGATCGTCGGCACCGCGGTGGGACTGGCCGCGAACGGCATGCGGCCGGTCCCGGAGTTGCAGTTCATGGGGTTCGTCTACCCCGCGTTCGACCAGATCGTCAACCACGTTGCGCGAATGCGCACCCGGAGTCGCGGCCGCTACAGCTGTCCGATGACGATCCGAATACCCTTCGGCGGTGGCATCCGCGCGCCGGAGCACCACTCCGAGTCCAAGGAGGCGTTCTTCGTCCACGAGGCGGGCCTCAAGGTGGTCGTGCCGTCGACCCCGTACGACACGAAGGGACTGCTGGCGTCGGCCATCCGCGACCCGGACCCGGTGATCTTCCTCGAACCGAAGCTCATCTATCGGTCCTTCCGCGAGGAAGTGCCCGACGAGCCCTACACCGTTCCGATCGGGGAAGCGGCGGTCCGCCGCGAAGGCACGGACGTGTCGGTGTTCACCTGGGGCGCGATGACCCGTCCGACGATGGAAGCGGCCGAGAATCTGGCCGAGGAGGGGGTCGACTGTGAAGTGGTCGACCTGCGGACCCTCTCGCCCATCGATCGGGAAACCATCGTCGACTCGTTCGAGAAGACCGGGCGGGCGGTCGTCGTCCACGAAGCGCCCAAGACGGGCGGGCTCGCCGGCGAGATTACGTCGCTCATCCAGGAGGAGGCGCTGCTCTACCAGGAGGCGCCCATCGAACGGGTGACGGGCTTCGACGTGCCCTATCCGCTGTACGCGCTGGAGGACTACTACCTGCCCGAGGCCGCCCGCATCGAGGACGGCATCCGCGAGGCCGTCGAGTTCTAA
- the rdfA gene encoding rod-determining factor RdfA: protein MTTGNADTDGATYKVGKVIERYDLTGMGERLERRWLGADGESHSLRELAEEFNLAVLRAALEERGERPLDGEVETTYRALADEDTSSGDRTQVRRALERDGIDVEQLERDFVTHQAIHTYLTKGRGVQKKNDGTDRVASIRETIQRLQSRLSAVTETSLTRLRDADVITLGEFEVLVTVDVVCRDCGAHRSIADLLDEQGCDCEA from the coding sequence ATGACGACGGGGAACGCCGACACGGACGGTGCGACGTACAAGGTGGGAAAGGTCATCGAGCGCTACGATCTGACGGGGATGGGCGAGCGCCTGGAGCGGCGGTGGCTGGGCGCCGACGGCGAGTCCCACAGCCTCCGCGAACTGGCCGAGGAGTTCAACCTCGCCGTCCTCCGGGCGGCGCTCGAAGAACGCGGCGAGCGACCTCTCGACGGGGAAGTCGAGACCACCTACCGCGCGTTGGCCGACGAGGACACGAGCAGCGGCGACCGCACGCAGGTGCGCCGAGCGCTCGAGCGAGACGGCATCGACGTGGAGCAACTCGAACGTGATTTCGTCACCCATCAGGCGATCCACACCTACCTCACCAAGGGCCGGGGCGTCCAGAAGAAAAACGACGGGACCGACCGCGTCGCATCGATCCGTGAGACCATCCAGCGCCTCCAGAGTCGACTGAGTGCGGTGACGGAGACCTCACTTACGCGACTGCGCGACGCGGACGTCATCACTCTCGGCGAGTTCGAGGTCCTGGTCACCGTCGACGTGGTCTGTCGGGACTGTGGCGCCCACCGCTCGATCGCTGACCTCCTCGACGAGCAGGGCTGTGACTGCGAGGCGTGA